A genome region from Stenotrophomonas maltophilia includes the following:
- a CDS encoding TraB/GumN family protein, translated as MTETLPETGDDLFAGQPVRVVERDGVRYTLLGTAHVSRASVEAVEKAIDSGRFDAVAVELDPQRLQALSDPDTLAKLDLVEVIRKGRVALFAANLALSAYQRRLAEQLDIEPGAELKRAVELARERDLPVHLIDREVGLTFRRASQRLGFFGKLKLVAGLGAGLFSSEEVGENEIEKLKQGDMLESSFGEFASESPALYETIIGERDRYMATRLREEHNPQQREVLAVVGAGHLAGLARYLETDTEAPAPLRAELEAVPKKRNIPWFTLGILAIVATGIGVGFYRGGLGVGTELLATWAMYTGGLAGLGCLLAGGHPLSILTAIAVAPFKPFRLSIPTGAFSALVEARLRKPAYEDFLKLRDDAQSLKGWYRNRVTRVVLTFMLTNIGSMLGLWLTTFKVWGKVAG; from the coding sequence ATGACCGAAACCCTTCCCGAGACCGGCGACGATCTGTTCGCCGGCCAGCCGGTGCGCGTCGTCGAACGCGACGGCGTGCGCTACACCCTGCTGGGCACTGCCCACGTTTCGCGCGCCAGCGTTGAAGCCGTGGAGAAAGCCATCGACAGTGGCCGCTTCGATGCGGTGGCGGTCGAGCTGGACCCGCAGCGCCTGCAGGCGCTGAGCGACCCGGACACGCTGGCCAAGCTCGACCTGGTCGAGGTAATCCGCAAGGGTCGCGTCGCCCTGTTCGCCGCCAACCTGGCCCTGTCCGCCTACCAGCGCCGCCTGGCCGAACAGCTCGACATCGAACCGGGCGCCGAACTGAAGCGCGCAGTGGAACTGGCCCGCGAACGCGACCTGCCGGTGCACCTGATCGACCGCGAGGTCGGCCTGACCTTCCGCCGCGCCTCGCAGCGGCTGGGCTTCTTCGGCAAGCTGAAGCTGGTCGCCGGCCTCGGCGCCGGCCTGTTCTCGTCCGAGGAAGTGGGCGAGAACGAGATCGAGAAGCTCAAGCAGGGCGACATGCTGGAATCGAGCTTCGGCGAGTTCGCCAGCGAGAGCCCGGCGCTGTACGAGACCATCATCGGCGAACGCGACCGCTACATGGCCACGCGCCTGCGCGAGGAACACAACCCGCAACAGCGTGAAGTACTGGCGGTTGTCGGTGCGGGCCATCTTGCAGGCCTGGCGCGCTACCTGGAAACCGACACCGAAGCACCGGCACCGCTGCGTGCCGAGCTGGAAGCAGTACCGAAGAAGCGCAACATCCCGTGGTTCACGCTGGGCATCCTGGCGATCGTGGCGACCGGCATCGGCGTTGGCTTCTACCGCGGCGGCCTCGGCGTGGGTACCGAACTGCTGGCGACCTGGGCGATGTATACCGGCGGCCTGGCGGGCCTGGGCTGCCTGCTGGCCGGCGGGCATCCGCTGAGCATCCTCACCGCGATCGCGGTGGCCCCGTTCAAGCCGTTCCGCCTGAGCATTCCCACCGGCGCGTTCTCGGCGCTGGTGGAAGCGCGACTGCGCAAGCCGGCGTACGAGGACTTCCTCAAGCTGCGCGACGATGCGCAGAGCCTGAAGGGCTGGTACCGCAACCGCGTCACCCGCGTGGTGCTGACTTTCATGCTGACCAACATCGGCAGCATGCTCGGTCTGTGGCTCACCACGTTCAAGGTATGGGGCAAGGTCGCGGGGTAG
- a CDS encoding carbon-nitrogen hydrolase, with protein sequence MNSRSPLTVALIQERNHGDAAANLAVIEARVAEAAAQGAKLVLLQELHNGPYFCQHESVDEFDLAEPIPGPSTERLGALAKKHGVVLVGSLFERRAAGLYHNTAVVFEKDGTVLGKYRKMHIPDDPGFYEKFYFTPGDIGFKPIDTSVGRLGVLVCWDQWYPEAARLMALAGAELLLYPTAIGWDPDDVQDEKTRQRDAWVLSHRGHAVANGLPVLSCNRVGHEASPLGASGIQFWGNSHVLGPQGEFLAEAGTDATVLLCDVDLQRSEHVRRIWPFLRDRRIDAYGDLLKRYID encoded by the coding sequence ATGAACTCGCGCAGCCCCCTTACCGTCGCCCTGATCCAGGAGCGCAACCACGGTGATGCCGCCGCCAACCTGGCGGTGATCGAAGCACGCGTGGCCGAGGCGGCTGCGCAGGGTGCCAAGCTGGTGCTGCTGCAGGAACTGCACAACGGCCCGTATTTCTGCCAGCACGAATCGGTGGACGAATTCGACCTGGCCGAGCCGATTCCGGGCCCGAGCACCGAGCGCCTGGGCGCACTGGCGAAGAAGCATGGCGTGGTGCTGGTCGGCTCGCTGTTCGAGCGCCGCGCTGCCGGCCTGTACCACAACACCGCCGTGGTGTTCGAGAAGGACGGTACCGTGCTCGGCAAGTACCGCAAGATGCATATCCCGGATGATCCGGGCTTCTACGAGAAGTTCTACTTCACCCCGGGCGACATCGGCTTCAAGCCGATCGATACCTCGGTGGGCCGCCTTGGCGTGCTGGTGTGCTGGGACCAGTGGTACCCGGAAGCGGCGCGCCTGATGGCGCTGGCCGGCGCCGAACTTCTGCTGTACCCGACCGCGATCGGCTGGGACCCGGACGATGTGCAGGACGAGAAAACCCGCCAGCGCGACGCCTGGGTGCTGAGCCACCGTGGCCACGCCGTGGCCAACGGCCTGCCGGTGCTGAGCTGCAACCGCGTCGGCCACGAGGCGTCGCCGCTGGGCGCGTCGGGCATCCAGTTCTGGGGCAACAGCCACGTGCTCGGCCCGCAGGGCGAGTTCCTGGCCGAAGCCGGCACCGATGCCACGGTTCTGCTGTGCGATGTCGACCTGCAGCGCAGCGAGCACGTGCGCCGCATCTGGCCGTTCCTGCGCGACCGTCGCATCGACGCGTACGGTGACCTGCTCAAGCGCTACATCGACTGA
- the ykgO gene encoding type B 50S ribosomal protein L36 → MKVLSSLKSAKARHRDCKVVRRRGKIFVICKSNPRFKARQR, encoded by the coding sequence ATGAAAGTCCTGTCCTCCCTGAAGTCGGCGAAGGCCCGTCACCGCGACTGCAAGGTCGTCCGTCGTCGCGGCAAGATCTTCGTCATCTGCAAGTCGAACCCGCGTTTCAAGGCGCGTCAGCGCTAA
- a CDS encoding GNAT family N-acetyltransferase, which produces MAVLIRDAGPADIDAITAIYAVEVTDFVNTYEYDIPDATEMLRRMRDIIDRGFPYLVAEIDGQVAGYAYANTYRTRVAYQWTVENSVYVDARFQGKGVGTGLLQALIDACVARGYRQMVAVIGEPTNTASIKLHERFGFELVGVFRGLGRKHGRWLDTVQMQRALGDGADTAPSNE; this is translated from the coding sequence ATGGCCGTCCTCATCCGTGATGCCGGCCCGGCCGACATCGACGCGATCACCGCGATCTATGCGGTGGAAGTGACCGACTTCGTCAACACCTACGAGTACGACATCCCGGACGCGACCGAGATGCTGCGCCGCATGCGCGACATCATCGATCGTGGTTTCCCCTACCTGGTCGCCGAGATCGACGGCCAGGTGGCCGGCTATGCCTACGCCAACACTTACCGCACCCGCGTCGCCTACCAGTGGACCGTGGAAAACTCGGTCTACGTCGATGCCCGCTTCCAGGGCAAGGGCGTCGGCACCGGCCTGCTGCAGGCCCTGATCGACGCCTGCGTGGCGCGTGGCTACCGGCAGATGGTGGCGGTGATCGGCGAACCGACCAATACCGCTTCCATCAAGCTGCACGAACGCTTCGGCTTCGAACTGGTGGGCGTGTTCCGTGGCCTCGGCCGCAAGCACGGCCGCTGGCTGGATACCGTGCAGATGCAGCGCGCGCTGGGCGATGGCGCCGACACCGCACCTTCCAATGAATGA
- a CDS encoding efflux RND transporter permease subunit translates to MSVAEFSIRRPVTTIMCFVSLVVIGLIASFRLPLEALPDISAPFLFVQIPYTGSTPEEVERTIIRPVEESLATMTGIKRMRSSATSEAALIFIEFSDWDRDIAIAASDARERIDAIRSDLPDDLQRYNVFKWSSSDQPVLKVRLASTTDLTTAYDMLDREFKRRIERIPGVARVDITGAPPNEVEIAIDPNRLNAHGLSINELSERLRTLNFSISAGQIDDNGQRVRVQPVGEITDLQEMRDLVINAKGLRLGDIADVRLKPARMNYGRRLDGNPAVGLDIFKERSANLVEVSRAALAEVEAIRAEASMRDVQIKVIDNQGKAVTSSLLELAEAGAVGLILSVTVLFFFLRHWPSTLMVTLAIPICFTITLGFMYFVGVTLNILTMMGLLLAVGMLVDNAVVVVESIYQERERLPGQPRLASIIGTRNVAIALSAGTLCHCIVFVPNLFGETNNISIFMAQIAITISVSLLASWLVAVSLIPMLSARMATPKLVHSQTGLIARLQRRYARLLDWSLRHRGWSLLGILLVVLVSLVPMKLTKIDMFGGDGGKDIFIGYMWKGAYTYRQMSEEVARVENWIDANRERLHVKQVYSWYSEQEGSSTVVTLDENYAKDIKALQEELRKGLPKSARTDYFVGNQGGDGGGGGNQGVQVQLVGDSSSMLQEIGQEVVPLLAQRAELRDVRIDNGEKGGELKVRVDRERAAAFGFNAEQVASFVGLALRGAPMREFRRGDNEVPVWVRFAGAEQSSPEDLAGFSVRTGDGRSVPLLSLVTVDVGSSATQIGRTNRQTTLTIKANLAEKVTAPDGRKAMESVLKPMNFPAGYGFTFDGGDYGNDDEAMQQMVFNLLIALVMIYVVMAAVFESLLFPAAIMSGVLFSIFGVFWLFWITGTSFGIMSFIGILVLMGVVVNNGIVMIEHINNLRRGGMGRTQALVEGSRERLRPIMMTMGTAILAMVPISLTNTQMFGNGPEYAPMARAIAGGLAFSTVVSLLFLPTIYAVLDDLRNAVTRLIRRARGLEVVAGTPV, encoded by the coding sequence ATGAGTGTTGCCGAGTTCTCCATCCGCCGCCCGGTCACCACCATCATGTGTTTCGTGTCACTGGTGGTGATCGGCCTGATCGCCTCGTTCCGGCTGCCGCTGGAAGCGCTGCCGGACATCTCCGCGCCGTTCCTGTTCGTACAGATTCCGTATACCGGTTCAACCCCGGAAGAAGTGGAGCGGACCATCATCCGCCCGGTGGAGGAATCGCTGGCGACGATGACCGGCATCAAGCGCATGCGTTCGTCGGCTACCTCCGAAGCGGCGCTGATCTTCATCGAGTTCAGCGACTGGGACCGCGACATCGCCATCGCCGCGTCCGATGCCCGCGAGCGCATCGATGCGATCCGCAGCGACCTGCCCGATGACCTGCAGCGCTACAACGTGTTCAAGTGGTCCAGCAGCGACCAGCCGGTGCTGAAGGTGCGCCTGGCCAGCACCACCGACCTGACCACCGCGTACGACATGCTTGACCGCGAATTCAAGCGGCGCATCGAGCGCATTCCCGGCGTGGCCCGCGTCGACATCACCGGTGCGCCGCCGAACGAAGTCGAGATTGCCATCGACCCGAACCGGCTCAACGCGCATGGCCTGAGCATCAATGAGCTCAGCGAGCGCCTGCGCACGCTGAACTTCTCGATCTCGGCCGGGCAGATCGATGACAACGGGCAGCGCGTGCGCGTGCAGCCGGTGGGCGAGATCACCGACCTGCAGGAAATGCGCGACCTGGTGATCAACGCCAAGGGCCTGCGCCTGGGCGACATCGCCGACGTGCGCCTGAAGCCGGCGCGGATGAACTACGGGCGCCGCCTGGACGGCAACCCGGCGGTTGGCCTGGACATCTTCAAGGAGCGTAGCGCCAACCTGGTGGAGGTGTCGCGCGCGGCGCTGGCGGAGGTTGAAGCGATCCGTGCCGAAGCTTCGATGCGCGACGTCCAGATCAAGGTGATCGACAACCAGGGCAAGGCGGTGACCTCCTCGCTGCTGGAGTTGGCCGAGGCCGGTGCGGTCGGCCTGATCCTGTCGGTGACGGTGCTGTTCTTCTTCCTGCGGCACTGGCCATCGACGCTGATGGTGACCCTGGCCATTCCAATCTGCTTCACCATCACCCTGGGCTTCATGTACTTCGTCGGGGTGACGCTGAACATCCTGACCATGATGGGCCTGCTGCTGGCGGTGGGCATGCTGGTCGACAACGCCGTGGTGGTGGTGGAGAGCATCTACCAGGAGCGCGAGCGCCTGCCGGGGCAGCCGCGGCTGGCCTCGATCATCGGCACCCGCAACGTGGCCATCGCGCTCAGCGCCGGCACGCTGTGCCACTGCATCGTGTTCGTGCCGAACCTGTTCGGCGAGACCAACAACATCAGCATCTTCATGGCGCAGATCGCGATCACCATCTCGGTCTCGCTGCTGGCCTCGTGGCTGGTCGCGGTCAGCCTGATCCCGATGTTGTCCGCACGCATGGCCACGCCCAAGCTGGTGCACTCGCAGACCGGCCTGATCGCGCGCCTGCAACGCCGCTACGCCAGGCTGCTGGACTGGTCGCTGCGCCACCGCGGCTGGAGCCTGCTTGGCATTCTGCTGGTGGTGCTGGTCAGCCTGGTGCCGATGAAGCTGACCAAGATCGACATGTTCGGTGGTGACGGCGGCAAGGACATCTTCATCGGCTACATGTGGAAGGGCGCCTACACCTACCGGCAGATGTCAGAGGAAGTGGCGCGGGTGGAGAACTGGATCGACGCCAACCGCGAGCGCCTGCACGTCAAGCAGGTGTACTCCTGGTACAGCGAGCAGGAAGGCAGCTCGACCGTGGTCACCCTGGACGAGAATTACGCCAAGGACATCAAGGCGCTGCAGGAAGAACTGCGCAAGGGGCTGCCGAAGTCGGCGCGTACCGACTACTTCGTCGGCAACCAGGGCGGTGATGGCGGCGGTGGCGGCAACCAGGGCGTGCAGGTGCAGCTGGTCGGCGATTCCAGTTCGATGCTGCAGGAGATCGGCCAGGAAGTGGTGCCGCTGCTGGCCCAGCGTGCCGAGCTGCGCGACGTGCGCATCGACAATGGCGAGAAGGGCGGCGAACTGAAGGTGCGTGTCGACCGCGAGCGTGCGGCGGCGTTCGGCTTCAACGCCGAACAGGTCGCCAGCTTCGTCGGCCTGGCGCTGCGCGGTGCACCGATGCGCGAGTTCCGCCGTGGCGACAACGAAGTGCCGGTGTGGGTGCGTTTCGCGGGTGCCGAGCAGAGCAGCCCGGAAGACCTGGCCGGTTTCAGCGTGCGTACCGGCGACGGCCGCAGCGTGCCGCTGCTGAGCCTGGTCACCGTCGACGTCGGTTCGTCAGCCACCCAGATCGGCCGCACCAACCGCCAGACTACGCTGACCATCAAGGCCAACCTGGCCGAGAAAGTCACCGCGCCGGATGGCCGCAAGGCGATGGAGTCGGTGCTCAAGCCGATGAACTTCCCGGCAGGCTATGGCTTCACCTTCGATGGTGGCGACTACGGCAACGATGACGAGGCCATGCAGCAGATGGTGTTCAACCTGCTGATCGCGCTGGTGATGATCTACGTGGTGATGGCGGCAGTGTTCGAGTCGCTGCTGTTCCCGGCGGCGATCATGAGCGGCGTGCTGTTCTCGATCTTCGGCGTGTTCTGGCTGTTCTGGATCACTGGCACCTCGTTCGGAATCATGTCCTTCATCGGCATCCTGGTGCTGATGGGCGTGGTGGTGAACAACGGCATCGTGATGATCGAGCACATCAACAACCTGCGGCGCGGCGGCATGGGCCGGACGCAGGCACTGGTGGAAGGCTCCCGCGAGCGCCTGCGCCCGATCATGATGACCATGGGCACGGCAATCCTGGCGATGGTGCCGATCTCGCTGACCAACACGCAGATGTTCGGCAACGGCCCGGAGTACGCACCGATGGCGCGCGCGATTGCCGGCGGCCTGGCGTTCTCGACCGTGGTCAGCCTGCTGTTCCTGCCGACGATCTATGCGGTGCTCGATGACCTGCGCAATGCCGTGACGCGGCTGATCCGCCGCGCGCGTGGCCTGGAGGTCGTGGCGGGTACCCCGGTGTAG
- the cmk gene encoding (d)CMP kinase, with amino-acid sequence MNPLAPVLTIDGPSGAGKGTISRIIARRMGWHYLDSGALYRAVGVAASWADIDTSDASALVRCTFDTHVQFVEQGESMRVMVNGTDATDELRLETTGALASAIAAIPEVRAALKERQRAFRELPGLVADGRDMGTVIFKDAPYKVFLTASAEERAERRHKQLKDKGVSVNFDDLLREIMARDARDAQRTVAPLKPADDAVLIDTTGIGIDDVVARVMDLLPVPAA; translated from the coding sequence ATGAATCCACTCGCTCCCGTCCTGACCATCGACGGCCCTTCCGGGGCCGGCAAGGGTACCATCAGCCGCATCATCGCGCGCCGGATGGGCTGGCACTACCTGGATTCGGGCGCGCTGTACCGCGCGGTGGGCGTGGCCGCGAGCTGGGCCGACATCGACACTTCTGACGCCTCGGCGCTGGTGCGGTGCACCTTCGACACCCATGTTCAGTTTGTTGAACAGGGCGAGTCGATGCGGGTCATGGTCAACGGCACCGATGCCACCGACGAGCTGCGCCTGGAGACCACCGGCGCCCTGGCCTCCGCCATTGCCGCCATTCCCGAGGTCCGGGCTGCCCTGAAGGAGCGCCAGCGCGCATTCAGGGAGCTGCCGGGCCTGGTCGCCGACGGCCGTGACATGGGCACAGTGATCTTCAAGGACGCCCCCTACAAGGTCTTCCTGACCGCCAGTGCCGAGGAGCGCGCCGAGCGCCGGCATAAGCAGTTGAAAGACAAGGGGGTTTCTGTTAACTTTGATGACCTCCTGCGCGAGATCATGGCCCGCGACGCCCGTGATGCTCAGCGTACCGTGGCGCCCCTGAAGCCGGCAGACGATGCTGTCCTCATCGACACCACAGGCATCGGCATCGATGATGTCGTTGCCCGAGTGATGGATCTGCTTCCGGTTCCGGCTGCCTGA
- a CDS encoding agmatine deiminase family protein: MNQTLRFPAEWEAQSGVLIAWPTADTDWADRLGQVEETYIALVAAITRFQPVLICVADDDVETYAEMRLRSNRIDMDKVHFTTAAYDDTWLRDSGPITLRRADGSFQLLDFRFTGWGGKFDATLDDQLVGVLDQAGVFNNAAVRSIPFALEGGGIETDGEGTLLTTWKCLHERHPDRDRASLSADLTDWLQQDRVLWLDHGYLEGDDTDAHIDTLARFASPDSIVYQACDDESDSHYAELQAMGNELAALRTKDGKPYRLFPLPWAQPVIDEGRRLAASYANYLIINGAVLMPAYGDPADDLARDVLAQAHPGREIVQVPCRSLIWQNGSLHCITMQLPAGLLKA; this comes from the coding sequence ATGAACCAGACCCTTCGTTTTCCTGCCGAGTGGGAAGCCCAGAGCGGCGTCCTGATTGCCTGGCCCACCGCCGACACCGACTGGGCCGACCGCCTGGGCCAGGTGGAAGAGACCTACATCGCCCTGGTCGCGGCCATCACCCGCTTCCAGCCGGTGCTGATCTGCGTGGCCGACGACGATGTGGAGACCTATGCCGAAATGCGGCTGCGCTCCAACCGCATCGACATGGACAAGGTCCACTTCACCACGGCCGCCTACGACGATACCTGGCTGCGTGATTCGGGCCCGATCACCCTGCGCCGCGCCGATGGCAGCTTTCAGCTGCTGGACTTCCGCTTCACCGGCTGGGGCGGCAAGTTCGATGCCACCCTCGATGACCAGCTGGTGGGCGTGCTCGACCAGGCCGGGGTGTTCAACAACGCGGCGGTGCGCAGCATTCCGTTCGCGCTGGAAGGCGGCGGCATCGAGACCGATGGCGAAGGCACCCTGCTGACCACCTGGAAGTGCCTGCACGAGCGCCACCCGGACCGCGACCGGGCAAGCCTGAGCGCCGACCTGACCGACTGGCTGCAGCAGGACCGCGTGCTGTGGCTGGACCACGGCTACCTGGAAGGCGACGACACCGACGCGCACATCGACACCCTCGCCCGCTTCGCCTCGCCGGACAGCATCGTCTACCAGGCCTGCGACGATGAGAGCGACTCGCACTACGCCGAACTGCAGGCGATGGGCAATGAGCTGGCCGCGCTGCGCACCAAGGATGGCAAGCCGTACCGCCTGTTCCCGCTGCCGTGGGCACAGCCGGTGATCGACGAAGGCCGCCGCCTGGCTGCGTCGTACGCCAACTACCTGATCATCAATGGCGCGGTGCTGATGCCGGCCTATGGCGACCCGGCCGATGACCTGGCCCGCGACGTGCTGGCACAGGCGCACCCGGGCCGCGAGATCGTGCAGGTGCCCTGCCGCTCGCTGATCTGGCAGAACGGCAGCCTGCACTGCATCACCATGCAGCTGCCGGCAGGGCTGTTGAAGGCGTAA